One window of Deltaproteobacteria bacterium genomic DNA carries:
- the coxB gene encoding cytochrome c oxidase subunit II, producing MLRWLPEDVSPYGAGIDALFYLIYYITAAAFLLVTAVMIALLIKYRYQTGRRAVYTHGNTTLEIVWTVIPALVFIGLGIASKAQWDELKVNIPESDTVIHVTGKQFNWEVLYPGPDGQFHTADDKQVDNEIRVPVGKPIRMVLKSKDVIHSFFLPQLRFKQDAVPGREILTWFQANKPGKYEIPCAELCGFGHSGMRGWLYVLSAEEYAQWVAQQWPQGGTQIGPQTAAAGAAVATTDATP from the coding sequence ATGCTCAGATGGCTGCCGGAAGACGTCTCTCCGTATGGAGCGGGCATCGATGCGCTCTTTTACCTCATCTACTACATCACGGCAGCCGCGTTTTTGCTGGTCACCGCAGTCATGATCGCGCTCCTGATCAAGTACCGCTACCAAACAGGACGGCGCGCGGTGTACACCCACGGCAACACCACGCTGGAAATCGTGTGGACCGTGATTCCGGCTCTGGTCTTTATCGGTCTGGGCATCGCCAGCAAAGCGCAATGGGACGAATTGAAGGTCAACATCCCGGAGTCGGACACCGTCATTCACGTGACGGGCAAGCAATTCAACTGGGAAGTGCTGTATCCAGGTCCAGACGGGCAATTCCACACGGCAGATGACAAGCAGGTCGATAATGAAATCCGCGTGCCGGTGGGCAAACCTATCCGGATGGTACTAAAGTCAAAGGATGTGATCCACAGCTTCTTTCTGCCGCAACTGCGGTTCAAACAGGACGCCGTGCCGGGTCGAGAAATCCTGACATGGTTTCAAGCCAATAAACCGGGGAAGTACGAGATTCCTTGCGCGGAACTCTGCGGCTTCGGTCACTCTGGCATGCGCGGCTGGCTCTATGTTTTGAGCGCGGAAGAGTACGCGCAGTGGGTTGCCCAGCAATGGCCGCAGGGTGGGACGCAGATTGGACCGCAGACTGCGGCAGCCGGAGCGGCGGTCGCGACAACGGATGCGACTCCATAA